In one window of Mauremys reevesii isolate NIE-2019 linkage group 22, ASM1616193v1, whole genome shotgun sequence DNA:
- the PPP6R1 gene encoding serine/threonine-protein phosphatase 6 regulatory subunit 1 isoform X3 translates to MFWKFDLHSSSHIETLLERADLTLRELLDEDDVLQECKVVNRRLLDFLVQPQHMEALVTCVTEEPPAELDERLRYKYPSVSCEILTSDVSPITDALGEDEGLLRRLYGFLQGHGVLNPLLASFFSKVMGILINRKTDQIVAFLRKKDDFVSLLLRHIGTSAIMDLLLRLLTCVEQPVLRQDVFNWLNEEKIVQRLIEMIHPSKDDNQHSNASQSLCDIIRLSREQMMQIQDSPEPDQLLATLEKQETVEQLLGNMLAGERDESVIVSGIQVLLTLLEPRRARSEAGGMGSFYCPLEGQLELGPLGSDGSACQASPSTLLALRGYLRDFHQLLIDPPKRPALQMTWGLLDPPLGNTRLQVVKLLGSSLGAGDAGLQEELLGLDALNTMLDLYFTDTYNNFLHAQLEACLSTLLRAGAPPEDSQPPPDSPVVKHLLQKCRLVQRILSAWEENEQTQAAGGQRRGYMGHLTRIANALVQSSEKGPHVALVGQLLKELPEEEQEQWEKFVSGPLAETNKKNVVDLVNMHNLHSSSDDEENDLKEFNFPQEAVLQQAFVDYQMQQVTSAFIDHFGFNDEEFGEQEESVNAPFDRTGSLSFSLSADDDSPNSNLFEVCYKERIQQFDDDDSDGEDAWQEKELGYSGGGPQPTGPRSRGSTDSEGSRDSEEEEDAGGGEEGGGGGGEAEGASPDPEPAEAPARPPPSGGVDTGVAVWDRPGSDASRPPTEGSWALFAEALSAQTSLSDAPSGSAQGPHPQEPTSSNVSSGGAAPLEPPRAGSPCESSDLALNGQSAPPPGPAAARPNTEGAPLSTSDAPQRLPGAAAAPKAENGAPQRQQQPAAR, encoded by the exons ATGTTCTGGAAGTTCGACCTGCACTCCAGCTCGCACATCGAGACGCTGCTGGAGCGAGCCGACCTGACGCTGCGCGAGCTGCTGGACGAGGACGATGTGCTGCAGGAGTGCAAGGTGGTGAACCGCCGGCTGCTGGACTTCCTGGTGCAGCCGCAGCACATGGAGGCGCTGGTGACCTGCGTGACCGAGGAGCCCCCCGCCGAGCTGGACGAGCGGCTGCGCTACaa GTACCCCAGCGTGTCGTGCGAGATCCTGACGTCAGACGTGAGCCCGATCACGGATGCGCTGGGCGAGGACGAGGGGCTGCTGCGGCGTCTCTACGGCTTCCTGCAGGGCCACGGGGTCCTGAACCCGCTGCTGGCCAGCTTCTTCAGCAAGGTCATGGGCATCCTCATCAACCGCAAGACAGATCAG ATTGTGGCCTTCCTGCGCAAGAAGGACGATTTCGTGAGCCTGCTGCTGCGGCACATCGGCACCTCGGCCATCATGGACCTGCTGCTGCGCCTGCTGACCTGCGTGGAGCAGCCGGTGCTGCGCCAGGACGTCTTCAAT TGGCTGAACGAGGAGAAGATCGTGCAGAGACTGATCGAGATGATTCACCCCTCGAAAGACGACAAT caacattCCAACGCCTCCCAGTCCCTGTGTGACATCATCCGACTGAGCCGGGAGCAGATGATGCAGATCCAGGACAGCCCCGAACCCGACCAGCTGCTGGCCACGCTGGAGAA GCAGGAGACggtggagcagctgctggggaacATGCTGGCGGGCGAGCGGGACGAGTCCGTCATCGTCAGCGGGATCCAGGTGCTACTGACGCTGCTGGAGCCGCGCCGAGCCAG GTCCGAGGCCGGGGGGATGGGCAGCTTTTACTGCCCCCTGGAAGGGCAGCTCGAGCTGGGGCCTCTGGGCTCGGACGGCAGCGCCTGCCAGGCCAGTCCCAGCACCCTCCTGGCGCTCAGAGGTTACCTCCGGGACTTCCACCAGCTGCTGATCGACCCCCCAAAG CGCCCGGCCCTGCAGATGACGTGGGGGCTGCTGGACCCGCCGCTGGGGAACACGCGGCTGCAGGTGGTGAAGCTGCTGGGCAGCTCGCTGGGCGCGGGGGACGCggggctgcaggaggagctgcTGGGCCTGGACGCCCTCAACACCATGCTG GACCTGTATTTCACCGACACCTACAACAATTTCCTGCACGCCCAGCTGGAGGCGTGTCTGAGCACCCTGCTGCGGGCCGGCGCCCCCCCCGAGGACTCGCAGCCCCCCCCAGACAGCCCCGTCGTCAAGcat ctgctgcagaaATGCCGCCTGGTGCAACGAATCCTGTCGGCCTGGGAGGAGAACGAGCAGACGCA GGCGGCCGGAGGCCAGCGGAGGGGCTACATGGGCCATCTGACGCGCATCGCCAACGCCCTCGTGCAGAGCTCCGAGAAGGGCCCTCACGTCGCCCTCGTGGGGCAGCTGCTGAAAG AGCTGCcggaggaggagcaggaacagTGGGAGAAATTCGTCTCGGGGCCCCTGGCAGAGACCAACAAGAAAAACGTGGTGGATCTG GTGAACATGCACAATCTGCACTCGTCCAGCGACGACGAGGAAAACGACCTGAAGGAGTTTAACTTCCCCCAGGAGGCCGTGCTGCAGCAG GCCTTCGTGGATTACCAGATGCAGCAGGTGACGTCGGCCTTCATCGACCACTTCGGCTTCAACGACGAGGAATTCGGGGAGCAGGAGGAGAGCGTCAA TGCCCCCTTCGACAGGACGGGCAGCCTGAGCTTCTCGTTGAGCGCCGACGATGACAGT cccaactCCAACCTGTTTGAAGTCTGCTACAAGGAGCGGATCCAGCAGTTTGACGACGACGACTCGGACGGGGAGGACGCCTGGCAGGAGAAGGAGCTGGGCTACTCCGGGGGGGGGCCGCAGCCCACAGGGCCCAG GAGCCGCGGCAGCACGGACAGCGAGGGCAGCCGGGActcggaggaggaggaagacgcGGGCGGGGGCGAGGAgggcggaggcggcggcggcgaggCCGAGG GGGCCAGCCCTGACCCGGAGCCTGCAGAGGCCCCCGCTCGGCCCCCCCCCAGCGGCGGGGTGGACACTGGAGTGGCCGTGTGGGACAGGCCCGGCTCAGACGCCTCCCGCCCCCCCACGGAAGGGAGCTGGGCCCTGTTTGCAGAGGCGCTCTCAGCGCAGACCAG CCTGTCAGATGCCCCGTCAGGCTCTGCCCAGGGACCCCACCCTCAGGAACCGACAAGCAGCAATGTATCTTCAGGGGGAG CAGCCCCCCTGGAGCCCCCCCGTGCGGGATCGCCCTGCGAGAGCAGCGACCTGGCGCTGAACGGCCAATCGGCGCCTCCGCCCGGCCCCGCCGCAGCCAGGCCGAA CACGGAAGGGGCCCCCCTATCTACCTCTGATGCCCCCCAGCGGCTCCCGGGGGCTGCGGCCGCCCCGAAGGCGGAGAACGGCgccccccagaggcagcagcagccagcagccag atAA
- the PPP6R1 gene encoding serine/threonine-protein phosphatase 6 regulatory subunit 1 isoform X1, with product MFWKFDLHSSSHIETLLERADLTLRELLDEDDVLQECKVVNRRLLDFLVQPQHMEALVTCVTEEPPAELDERLRYKYPSVSCEILTSDVSPITDALGEDEGLLRRLYGFLQGHGVLNPLLASFFSKVMGILINRKTDQIVAFLRKKDDFVSLLLRHIGTSAIMDLLLRLLTCVEQPVLRQDVFNWLNEEKIVQRLIEMIHPSKDDNQHSNASQSLCDIIRLSREQMMQIQDSPEPDQLLATLEKQETVEQLLGNMLAGERDESVIVSGIQVLLTLLEPRRARSEAGGMGSFYCPLEGQLELGPLGSDGSACQASPSTLLALRGYLRDFHQLLIDPPKRPALQMTWGLLDPPLGNTRLQVVKLLGSSLGAGDAGLQEELLGLDALNTMLDLYFTDTYNNFLHAQLEACLSTLLRAGAPPEDSQPPPDSPVVKHLLQKCRLVQRILSAWEENEQTQAAGGQRRGYMGHLTRIANALVQSSEKGPHVALVGQLLKELPEEEQEQWEKFVSGPLAETNKKNVVDLVNMHNLHSSSDDEENDLKEFNFPQEAVLQQAFVDYQMQQVTSAFIDHFGFNDEEFGEQEESVNAHFRQLKSAPFDRTGSLSFSLSADDDSPNSNLFEVCYKERIQQFDDDDSDGEDAWQEKELGYSGGGPQPTGPRSRGSTDSEGSRDSEEEEDAGGGEEGGGGGGEAEGASPDPEPAEAPARPPPSGGVDTGVAVWDRPGSDASRPPTEGSWALFAEALSAQTSLSDAPSGSAQGPHPQEPTSSNVSSGGAAPLEPPRAGSPCESSDLALNGQSAPPPGPAAARPNTEGAPLSTSDAPQRLPGAAAAPKAENGAPQRQQQPAAR from the exons ATGTTCTGGAAGTTCGACCTGCACTCCAGCTCGCACATCGAGACGCTGCTGGAGCGAGCCGACCTGACGCTGCGCGAGCTGCTGGACGAGGACGATGTGCTGCAGGAGTGCAAGGTGGTGAACCGCCGGCTGCTGGACTTCCTGGTGCAGCCGCAGCACATGGAGGCGCTGGTGACCTGCGTGACCGAGGAGCCCCCCGCCGAGCTGGACGAGCGGCTGCGCTACaa GTACCCCAGCGTGTCGTGCGAGATCCTGACGTCAGACGTGAGCCCGATCACGGATGCGCTGGGCGAGGACGAGGGGCTGCTGCGGCGTCTCTACGGCTTCCTGCAGGGCCACGGGGTCCTGAACCCGCTGCTGGCCAGCTTCTTCAGCAAGGTCATGGGCATCCTCATCAACCGCAAGACAGATCAG ATTGTGGCCTTCCTGCGCAAGAAGGACGATTTCGTGAGCCTGCTGCTGCGGCACATCGGCACCTCGGCCATCATGGACCTGCTGCTGCGCCTGCTGACCTGCGTGGAGCAGCCGGTGCTGCGCCAGGACGTCTTCAAT TGGCTGAACGAGGAGAAGATCGTGCAGAGACTGATCGAGATGATTCACCCCTCGAAAGACGACAAT caacattCCAACGCCTCCCAGTCCCTGTGTGACATCATCCGACTGAGCCGGGAGCAGATGATGCAGATCCAGGACAGCCCCGAACCCGACCAGCTGCTGGCCACGCTGGAGAA GCAGGAGACggtggagcagctgctggggaacATGCTGGCGGGCGAGCGGGACGAGTCCGTCATCGTCAGCGGGATCCAGGTGCTACTGACGCTGCTGGAGCCGCGCCGAGCCAG GTCCGAGGCCGGGGGGATGGGCAGCTTTTACTGCCCCCTGGAAGGGCAGCTCGAGCTGGGGCCTCTGGGCTCGGACGGCAGCGCCTGCCAGGCCAGTCCCAGCACCCTCCTGGCGCTCAGAGGTTACCTCCGGGACTTCCACCAGCTGCTGATCGACCCCCCAAAG CGCCCGGCCCTGCAGATGACGTGGGGGCTGCTGGACCCGCCGCTGGGGAACACGCGGCTGCAGGTGGTGAAGCTGCTGGGCAGCTCGCTGGGCGCGGGGGACGCggggctgcaggaggagctgcTGGGCCTGGACGCCCTCAACACCATGCTG GACCTGTATTTCACCGACACCTACAACAATTTCCTGCACGCCCAGCTGGAGGCGTGTCTGAGCACCCTGCTGCGGGCCGGCGCCCCCCCCGAGGACTCGCAGCCCCCCCCAGACAGCCCCGTCGTCAAGcat ctgctgcagaaATGCCGCCTGGTGCAACGAATCCTGTCGGCCTGGGAGGAGAACGAGCAGACGCA GGCGGCCGGAGGCCAGCGGAGGGGCTACATGGGCCATCTGACGCGCATCGCCAACGCCCTCGTGCAGAGCTCCGAGAAGGGCCCTCACGTCGCCCTCGTGGGGCAGCTGCTGAAAG AGCTGCcggaggaggagcaggaacagTGGGAGAAATTCGTCTCGGGGCCCCTGGCAGAGACCAACAAGAAAAACGTGGTGGATCTG GTGAACATGCACAATCTGCACTCGTCCAGCGACGACGAGGAAAACGACCTGAAGGAGTTTAACTTCCCCCAGGAGGCCGTGCTGCAGCAG GCCTTCGTGGATTACCAGATGCAGCAGGTGACGTCGGCCTTCATCGACCACTTCGGCTTCAACGACGAGGAATTCGGGGAGCAGGAGGAGAGCGTCAA CGCCCACTTCCGCCAACTCAAGAG TGCCCCCTTCGACAGGACGGGCAGCCTGAGCTTCTCGTTGAGCGCCGACGATGACAGT cccaactCCAACCTGTTTGAAGTCTGCTACAAGGAGCGGATCCAGCAGTTTGACGACGACGACTCGGACGGGGAGGACGCCTGGCAGGAGAAGGAGCTGGGCTACTCCGGGGGGGGGCCGCAGCCCACAGGGCCCAG GAGCCGCGGCAGCACGGACAGCGAGGGCAGCCGGGActcggaggaggaggaagacgcGGGCGGGGGCGAGGAgggcggaggcggcggcggcgaggCCGAGG GGGCCAGCCCTGACCCGGAGCCTGCAGAGGCCCCCGCTCGGCCCCCCCCCAGCGGCGGGGTGGACACTGGAGTGGCCGTGTGGGACAGGCCCGGCTCAGACGCCTCCCGCCCCCCCACGGAAGGGAGCTGGGCCCTGTTTGCAGAGGCGCTCTCAGCGCAGACCAG CCTGTCAGATGCCCCGTCAGGCTCTGCCCAGGGACCCCACCCTCAGGAACCGACAAGCAGCAATGTATCTTCAGGGGGAG CAGCCCCCCTGGAGCCCCCCCGTGCGGGATCGCCCTGCGAGAGCAGCGACCTGGCGCTGAACGGCCAATCGGCGCCTCCGCCCGGCCCCGCCGCAGCCAGGCCGAA CACGGAAGGGGCCCCCCTATCTACCTCTGATGCCCCCCAGCGGCTCCCGGGGGCTGCGGCCGCCCCGAAGGCGGAGAACGGCgccccccagaggcagcagcagccagcagccag atAA
- the PPP6R1 gene encoding serine/threonine-protein phosphatase 6 regulatory subunit 1 isoform X2, producing MFWKFDLHSSSHIETLLERADLTLRELLDEDDVLQECKVVNRRLLDFLVQPQHMEALVTCVTEEPPAELDERLRYKYPSVSCEILTSDVSPITDALGEDEGLLRRLYGFLQGHGVLNPLLASFFSKVMGILINRKTDQIVAFLRKKDDFVSLLLRHIGTSAIMDLLLRLLTCVEQPVLRQDVFNWLNEEKIVQRLIEMIHPSKDDNQHSNASQSLCDIIRLSREQMMQIQDSPEPDQLLATLEKQETVEQLLGNMLAGERDESVIVSGIQVLLTLLEPRRARSEAGGMGSFYCPLEGQLELGPLGSDGSACQASPSTLLALRGYLRDFHQLLIDPPKRPALQMTWGLLDPPLGNTRLQVVKLLGSSLGAGDAGLQEELLGLDALNTMLDLYFTDTYNNFLHAQLEACLSTLLRAGAPPEDSQPPPDSPVVKHLLQKCRLVQRILSAWEENEQTQAAGGQRRGYMGHLTRIANALVQSSEKGPHVALVGQLLKELPEEEQEQWEKFVSGPLAETNKKNVVDLVNMHNLHSSSDDEENDLKEFNFPQEAVLQQAFVDYQMQQVTSAFIDHFGFNDEEFGEQEESVNAHFRQLKSAPFDRTGSLSFSLSADDDSPNSNLFEVCYKERIQQFDDDDSDGEDAWQEKELGYSGGGPQPTGPRSRGSTDSEGSRDSEEEEDAGGGEEGGGGGGEAEGASPDPEPAEAPARPPPSGGVDTGVAVWDRPGSDASRPPTEGSWALFAEALSAQTSLSDAPSGSAQGPHPQEPTSSNVSSGGAPLEPPRAGSPCESSDLALNGQSAPPPGPAAARPNTEGAPLSTSDAPQRLPGAAAAPKAENGAPQRQQQPAAR from the exons ATGTTCTGGAAGTTCGACCTGCACTCCAGCTCGCACATCGAGACGCTGCTGGAGCGAGCCGACCTGACGCTGCGCGAGCTGCTGGACGAGGACGATGTGCTGCAGGAGTGCAAGGTGGTGAACCGCCGGCTGCTGGACTTCCTGGTGCAGCCGCAGCACATGGAGGCGCTGGTGACCTGCGTGACCGAGGAGCCCCCCGCCGAGCTGGACGAGCGGCTGCGCTACaa GTACCCCAGCGTGTCGTGCGAGATCCTGACGTCAGACGTGAGCCCGATCACGGATGCGCTGGGCGAGGACGAGGGGCTGCTGCGGCGTCTCTACGGCTTCCTGCAGGGCCACGGGGTCCTGAACCCGCTGCTGGCCAGCTTCTTCAGCAAGGTCATGGGCATCCTCATCAACCGCAAGACAGATCAG ATTGTGGCCTTCCTGCGCAAGAAGGACGATTTCGTGAGCCTGCTGCTGCGGCACATCGGCACCTCGGCCATCATGGACCTGCTGCTGCGCCTGCTGACCTGCGTGGAGCAGCCGGTGCTGCGCCAGGACGTCTTCAAT TGGCTGAACGAGGAGAAGATCGTGCAGAGACTGATCGAGATGATTCACCCCTCGAAAGACGACAAT caacattCCAACGCCTCCCAGTCCCTGTGTGACATCATCCGACTGAGCCGGGAGCAGATGATGCAGATCCAGGACAGCCCCGAACCCGACCAGCTGCTGGCCACGCTGGAGAA GCAGGAGACggtggagcagctgctggggaacATGCTGGCGGGCGAGCGGGACGAGTCCGTCATCGTCAGCGGGATCCAGGTGCTACTGACGCTGCTGGAGCCGCGCCGAGCCAG GTCCGAGGCCGGGGGGATGGGCAGCTTTTACTGCCCCCTGGAAGGGCAGCTCGAGCTGGGGCCTCTGGGCTCGGACGGCAGCGCCTGCCAGGCCAGTCCCAGCACCCTCCTGGCGCTCAGAGGTTACCTCCGGGACTTCCACCAGCTGCTGATCGACCCCCCAAAG CGCCCGGCCCTGCAGATGACGTGGGGGCTGCTGGACCCGCCGCTGGGGAACACGCGGCTGCAGGTGGTGAAGCTGCTGGGCAGCTCGCTGGGCGCGGGGGACGCggggctgcaggaggagctgcTGGGCCTGGACGCCCTCAACACCATGCTG GACCTGTATTTCACCGACACCTACAACAATTTCCTGCACGCCCAGCTGGAGGCGTGTCTGAGCACCCTGCTGCGGGCCGGCGCCCCCCCCGAGGACTCGCAGCCCCCCCCAGACAGCCCCGTCGTCAAGcat ctgctgcagaaATGCCGCCTGGTGCAACGAATCCTGTCGGCCTGGGAGGAGAACGAGCAGACGCA GGCGGCCGGAGGCCAGCGGAGGGGCTACATGGGCCATCTGACGCGCATCGCCAACGCCCTCGTGCAGAGCTCCGAGAAGGGCCCTCACGTCGCCCTCGTGGGGCAGCTGCTGAAAG AGCTGCcggaggaggagcaggaacagTGGGAGAAATTCGTCTCGGGGCCCCTGGCAGAGACCAACAAGAAAAACGTGGTGGATCTG GTGAACATGCACAATCTGCACTCGTCCAGCGACGACGAGGAAAACGACCTGAAGGAGTTTAACTTCCCCCAGGAGGCCGTGCTGCAGCAG GCCTTCGTGGATTACCAGATGCAGCAGGTGACGTCGGCCTTCATCGACCACTTCGGCTTCAACGACGAGGAATTCGGGGAGCAGGAGGAGAGCGTCAA CGCCCACTTCCGCCAACTCAAGAG TGCCCCCTTCGACAGGACGGGCAGCCTGAGCTTCTCGTTGAGCGCCGACGATGACAGT cccaactCCAACCTGTTTGAAGTCTGCTACAAGGAGCGGATCCAGCAGTTTGACGACGACGACTCGGACGGGGAGGACGCCTGGCAGGAGAAGGAGCTGGGCTACTCCGGGGGGGGGCCGCAGCCCACAGGGCCCAG GAGCCGCGGCAGCACGGACAGCGAGGGCAGCCGGGActcggaggaggaggaagacgcGGGCGGGGGCGAGGAgggcggaggcggcggcggcgaggCCGAGG GGGCCAGCCCTGACCCGGAGCCTGCAGAGGCCCCCGCTCGGCCCCCCCCCAGCGGCGGGGTGGACACTGGAGTGGCCGTGTGGGACAGGCCCGGCTCAGACGCCTCCCGCCCCCCCACGGAAGGGAGCTGGGCCCTGTTTGCAGAGGCGCTCTCAGCGCAGACCAG CCTGTCAGATGCCCCGTCAGGCTCTGCCCAGGGACCCCACCCTCAGGAACCGACAAGCAGCAATGTATCTTCAGGGGGAG CCCCCCTGGAGCCCCCCCGTGCGGGATCGCCCTGCGAGAGCAGCGACCTGGCGCTGAACGGCCAATCGGCGCCTCCGCCCGGCCCCGCCGCAGCCAGGCCGAA CACGGAAGGGGCCCCCCTATCTACCTCTGATGCCCCCCAGCGGCTCCCGGGGGCTGCGGCCGCCCCGAAGGCGGAGAACGGCgccccccagaggcagcagcagccagcagccag atAA